In the genome of Pempheris klunzingeri isolate RE-2024b chromosome 11, fPemKlu1.hap1, whole genome shotgun sequence, one region contains:
- the sdf4 gene encoding 45 kDa calcium-binding protein isoform X2 → MAVWRKSWCRSLLAVSLLFYIQLHTMDVHARPANMSASKDKIAASKDENEILPPDHLNGVKMEMDGHLNKDFHQEVFLGKEIEEFEEDSEPRRNRKKLIEIFTKVDFNKDKSVSAKEMQRWIMEKTEEHFQEAMVENKNSFRAVDPDGDGHVTWDEYRVKFLASKGFNEKEIAEKIKNNEDLKLDEETQEVLESLKDRWFQADNPPADQLLNEQEFLSFLHPEHSRGMLKYMVKEIVRDLDQDGDKKLTLSEFISLPVGTVENQQAQDIDDDWVRERKKEFEEVIDSDRDGIVTMEELEEYMDPMNEHNALNEAKQMIAVADENQNHNLELDEILKYSEYFTGSKLMDYARNVHEEF, encoded by the exons ATGGCAGTTTGGAGAAAATCGTGGTGCAGAAGTCTCCTGgctgtgtctctgcttttcTACATCCAGCTCCACACCATGGATGTGCATGCCCGGCCAGCCAACATGTCAGCCTCCAAAGATAAGATCGCAGCCAGCAAGGACGAGAACGAGATTCTTCCCCCAGACCACCTGAATGGGGTGAAGATGGAGATGGATGGCCACCTCAACAAGGACTTCCACCAGGAGGTTTTCCTTGGTAAAGAGATCGAGGAGTTCGAGGAGGACTCGGAGCCAAGGAGGAACAGGAAGAAACTCATCGAAATTTTCACCAA AGTTGATTTCAACAAGGACAAGAGTGTCAGTGCCAAGGAGATGCAGCGCTGGATTatggagaagacagaggagcaCTTTCAGGAGGCCATGGTGGAGAACAAGAACAGTTTCCGTGCTGTCGACCCAGACGGCGacg GTCACGTGACATGGGATGAGTACAGAGTAAAATTTCTGGCCAGCAAAGGTTTCAATGAAAAGGAAATtgctgagaaaataaagaataatgaaGATCTGAAACTGGACGAGGAAA CTCAGGAGGTTTTGGAAAGCCTGAAGGATCGCTGGTTTCAGGCTGACAACCCCCCAGCTGACCAGCTGCTGAATGAGCAGGAGTTCCTGTCTTTCCTTCATCCTGAGCACAGCAGAGGCATGCTCAAATACATGGTCAAGGAGATAGTGCGCGACTTAG ACCAGGACGGCGATAAGAAACTGACGCTGTCAGAGTTCATCTCCTTACCGGTGGGCACCGTGGAGAACCAGCAGGCCCAGGACATCGACGACGACTGGGTtcgagagaggaagaaggagttTGAGGAAGTCATCGATTCAGACCGTGATGGCATCGTAACCATGGAGGAACTGGAG GAGTACATGGACCCAATGAATGAGCACAACGCTTTGAACGAGGCCAAGCAGATGATTGCCGTCGCTGATGAAAACCAGAATCATAACCTGGAGCTGGACGAGATTCTCAAGTATAGCGAATACTTCACGGGCAGCAAGCTCATGGACTACGCCAGAAATGTTCACGAGGAGTTCTGA
- the sdf4 gene encoding 45 kDa calcium-binding protein isoform X1 has protein sequence MMAEMAVWRKSWCRSLLAVSLLFYIQLHTMDVHARPANMSASKDKIAASKDENEILPPDHLNGVKMEMDGHLNKDFHQEVFLGKEIEEFEEDSEPRRNRKKLIEIFTKVDFNKDKSVSAKEMQRWIMEKTEEHFQEAMVENKNSFRAVDPDGDGHVTWDEYRVKFLASKGFNEKEIAEKIKNNEDLKLDEETQEVLESLKDRWFQADNPPADQLLNEQEFLSFLHPEHSRGMLKYMVKEIVRDLDQDGDKKLTLSEFISLPVGTVENQQAQDIDDDWVRERKKEFEEVIDSDRDGIVTMEELEEYMDPMNEHNALNEAKQMIAVADENQNHNLELDEILKYSEYFTGSKLMDYARNVHEEF, from the exons ATGATG GCAGAAATGGCAGTTTGGAGAAAATCGTGGTGCAGAAGTCTCCTGgctgtgtctctgcttttcTACATCCAGCTCCACACCATGGATGTGCATGCCCGGCCAGCCAACATGTCAGCCTCCAAAGATAAGATCGCAGCCAGCAAGGACGAGAACGAGATTCTTCCCCCAGACCACCTGAATGGGGTGAAGATGGAGATGGATGGCCACCTCAACAAGGACTTCCACCAGGAGGTTTTCCTTGGTAAAGAGATCGAGGAGTTCGAGGAGGACTCGGAGCCAAGGAGGAACAGGAAGAAACTCATCGAAATTTTCACCAA AGTTGATTTCAACAAGGACAAGAGTGTCAGTGCCAAGGAGATGCAGCGCTGGATTatggagaagacagaggagcaCTTTCAGGAGGCCATGGTGGAGAACAAGAACAGTTTCCGTGCTGTCGACCCAGACGGCGacg GTCACGTGACATGGGATGAGTACAGAGTAAAATTTCTGGCCAGCAAAGGTTTCAATGAAAAGGAAATtgctgagaaaataaagaataatgaaGATCTGAAACTGGACGAGGAAA CTCAGGAGGTTTTGGAAAGCCTGAAGGATCGCTGGTTTCAGGCTGACAACCCCCCAGCTGACCAGCTGCTGAATGAGCAGGAGTTCCTGTCTTTCCTTCATCCTGAGCACAGCAGAGGCATGCTCAAATACATGGTCAAGGAGATAGTGCGCGACTTAG ACCAGGACGGCGATAAGAAACTGACGCTGTCAGAGTTCATCTCCTTACCGGTGGGCACCGTGGAGAACCAGCAGGCCCAGGACATCGACGACGACTGGGTtcgagagaggaagaaggagttTGAGGAAGTCATCGATTCAGACCGTGATGGCATCGTAACCATGGAGGAACTGGAG GAGTACATGGACCCAATGAATGAGCACAACGCTTTGAACGAGGCCAAGCAGATGATTGCCGTCGCTGATGAAAACCAGAATCATAACCTGGAGCTGGACGAGATTCTCAAGTATAGCGAATACTTCACGGGCAGCAAGCTCATGGACTACGCCAGAAATGTTCACGAGGAGTTCTGA